AGCCCGGATCCCTGTTGTCGATATCCAGACTCACGGGAATCTCCTTGTCTTTGATTGAACCGAGGCGCTGATCGCGCACCAGTACCGCCTTGCACAAAGCGACGCGCAGTGACGACATATAGCCATCAGCACGCATACGCATGATCATGTGGGTTAAAAGATGACGCGGATAGCGTCGCCCGGTCAAAATGGCACGAGCCAGTTCCCCGGCCAGATGGGGCGCAACATCGTCAGATTTCGATTTACCGTTACGGTAAGGAACTGTTTCCAGTAACAGCCGCCAAATGGAAGGAGGCTTTTTCCAAGGGGCAGGCTGAAGCAAAAGATCTCGATAGTGCTCACCTATGCGTTGGGTGAATCGCTCCAGCGTATCCACCTCCCAGAAACGTACCGACAAACGAGCGGCATTGGGTGCTAACCCCAGTATGTAAATACGCGTATCAGGGTTCAGCTGCAGATTCAGATTCTGCAAAGGCTCACCTGCCGCCACCTTGTTCAGTGTCGCATGCAGACGTTCAACTTCGGGGTTATCCAGATCTTCCGAATTGGTTGGTGGTGACAGTAACCCACCGAGAAAATCTTCACTTGCCTCGGCCTCCTGCGGACTCTCTGCCTCCGCCCAGAACACAACGGTACTGTCACCGATCTGCAGACGTTGCCGATTCTTCGGATCGCGCCGCAGCAGGTAATTCAGTGCCGTACCATAGCCAAAGGCGGCTCGCTCTGAGACCGGCGCATTCATGCCCTGTTTCTTGCCATGGGACTCAAAGGCTGACAGGTTGAAGGACACCAGTGACGCTCCTGATGACTGTGCTCCGTTGACACCCTTGATGGTGGGATGGAGTGCTGCAACAGTTGCCGATTCGCCTGTTACCAGACAGGTTTGCGTTTGCTGATCCGGCGATGCCAGTTGTCGATCTCGAATCGCTTTTGCCCCATCACGCTGATGCAAAAAACCCAGCTCTTCATCGAGTCGGAAAACCAAATTGGTATCCAGTGCTTCAACAGGAATCAGACTGACACAAGCCTCATCCTCAGGGTCCCACCGGTCCATAAAAGCAAGCAGTGCTTGCAATCCAACATCATCCTCACCTTCCAACCATTGGCGATGATATTCCTTGAATTTTTCATGGGTCTGCCGAGCGCGGTGAATGTCCTTGTCCTTCTCACTGGAAGTCAGTCCTAGTACATAACTCGACTTATCCCAAAGGAAGTTCGGAGCGATATTGGATGACTTCTTAGGGGGCTGAGGTACCAAACAAACCGACGGACGCGGCTTTTTCCCGGTAGTATCCAGCAGGCTGACCACGTCAATCAAAGCCCCTTCGCGGTCAATAACGAGGCTATAGCTGATATTTTCAGGGCTATAGCCATAGGGCGGCACATCCGGATTCCCTTGCTCTACCAATCGGCCATAGTAGTTGTTCAACGCCGTCAGAATCATGCTTTCACCTCTTCCGAGCGGAACGGTGGCACCTCGATCACACCATCGTTCATCAGAGCACGAAAGTAGTGTGGGGTGGACTCTCGACTGAAATCAAAGTCATGCAGCATCCAACCCAAATCCCGCACCCCGGTCAGCTCGCCAGCGGTGGTCGGCAACTGCTCCTCCTCTTCGATCAGTTCGAAGTTGGCCGGAAATTCACGCACACCCAAACAGGGGGCGTGAAAGAACTGCCCCTTGCGAGCACGGCGATTGAAAATATCCAGATGTTTGCCTTCGCTGTCGGAGGCATCAGCCCGGCTGGTCAGGTCGAAGTGCGCCTCGATCACATAGGCCACATTGCGCAGTATCGTGGCGGCACGCTGCTGGCGATCCTGATCGACATAATTGACCAGTCCTGCAGTGTTACCCGCTTTCACCGCTTTCTTGATATTAGCGGCGGACACTTTGCTGCCCACCTCGTTACGACGAATAGATTCAAAAGCAATGGGGTTCAGAACGTGAATTTTATCAATGTGCCACCGAATGGCCGGCTTCCAGTGGATGGCTTCGATGATACCCCGCGCAGCCGACGGCGTAATCACATCATAGCTGACACGCTCCACCTTCATCTCTGGACGGGTAAAACAGGCGCGTTCGCCCCATACTTTCAAGCGAATTCCGTATGCCATGTAACCTCCTGTTTGGGGTGACTCCCCTACCATTTGTAAGGGAGTCCTGAGCCTCATCAATTAAAGCCAATAGTTTCTATCCACACTCTAACAGCACTTTAAGAGCGTCCAACACCTTATCTTGGGCGGCCAATACGACTGTTATTGTGACAACTGTCGATACAAAACCGAGCCCACACAACAGTTTCAGGTGGCAGTAATACCTTCTGCTCCCTAGTCTCAAGTCCATAAGAAACCATGGTTTTTGTTCCGATGGGGTTTGCATTGGGCGGCCTTTATTGCATCGACAATAATCAGTCTAGACACACCTGGCTAAAAGTCAAAAACCATCAACTAAATTCAATAGAAACTAACAATCACAGTACCAACTTTTCCGCACAAACAAAGCCAGGCTCATCCCAGCTTAATCCGCACTCGGCGTCGTAGAGGTTCTCATTCACCAGCTCCAAAAACTGATACCCATATTTTTCCTCAGCAACCGGCTGTACAGCACCCGCCGACATCAGCGCCTTGAGCCCTTGCTCCGGTACCTGAACCAGATAAGGCTGTAGCTTGCGCGCAATTCCACCTACTCGGTCAGCAAATGCCAGGCTATTCAGCTGACTTCGGGCCTCGTAGTCATAGGGCACAATTACCGGCAGCATATTGCTTTCGATCATGCGGAACCCATGCGCCATCTGTTCATAGGGTATACCTTCCAGCTGGCGCACACTGCCGAGGATACCTGGAGCATCCATCTGCTGTTCCTTGACCCAATAGACCTCACTGAAATAAGCGCGAATCGCATCCAGTGACAACAGGTTATCGGCATATTGACGATAAACGCGATGAAATGCCTGGGCATATTGTTCAAGCTCCGCTGGCATCGTCCAGTCATCGGCAACGGTAAAGACATTGACTCGACTGTCCAACTTGTCGAGCCGCCCCTCCCGGTTGCAGCGCCCGGCCGCCTGGGCAATGGAATCCAGCCCTGCATCGGCACGGTAGACCGCCGGAAAGCTCACATCGACTCCAGCCTCAATCAAGGACGTTGAAACAAGCCTTACCGGCAGGCCCTCCAGTAGTCGCTCACGAATATGCTCCAGCATGGCGGAGCGGTGTCGGGCACACATCAGCGTAGTCAGATGGAAAGCCGCTTCGCCCTGTTGTCGCAGCGACTCAAACAGGCTGCGTGCATGACGCCGATTATTGACGATACACAGCACCTGTTCCTGCGCCAGCAAGGCATCCAGCAGTTCTTCATCGGTCAGTGCCCCCACATGCGCTACGCTCACCCGCTCCAGCTCGGCATGTAGCCGCTGCGGATCCGGGGCCAGTTCGCGCACATTTTCCAGCCCATTACTGAAGTCATCTTCTTTTCGCAGGGCAGGCTGGGTCGCGGTACAGAGCACCAGACTGGTGCGATAGTTGCGTGCCAGTTCCGCCACCATAGCGACACAGGGCTGCAGCAGTTTTACGGGCAGGGTTTGTGCTTCATCCAGTATCACGACGCTGTTGGCAACGTTGTGCAGCTTGCGGCAGCGCGACGAGCGGTTGGCATAAAGGCTTTCAAAAAACTGCACCGCCGTGGTAACGATAATCGGCGCTTCCCAGTTCTCGGCGGCCTGGCGCAGCTTGTCCTTGCTGCCGGGGTCCCTGAAAGACTGTTTTTCCTGATCGAAGGCACTGTGATGCTCGATCAATGCCACTGCACCCAAGGGCCCCAGTGCTTCGCGCCATACCTTCGCATTCTGCTCCACAATACTGGTAAAGGGGATCACCAGAATCACCCGCCTTTTCCCATGCCTAACAGCATGGTCCAACGCAAAGGCCAGCGAGGCTAAGGTCTTACCCCCACCAGTTGGAACATTCAGCGAAAACAGCCCCGGTTCCAGCTCAGCCTGTCGGCGGACATGGCTTAGAATACGCTGGCGTATGCCGTTGATACCATTGGTCGCGTTGAAACGCAGTTGAGACATATAAAGATCGAGTTGCTGTTTCAACTCCGTCATTGTGGGGAAAGAACTATCACGAAGGGGCTTATTTTCAATGCTGTTATAGAAGGCTTCGGTATCCAGAAAATCCGCATCCACCAGGCAGGAATAGAGCATCCGCCCCAGCACCGACATCTGAAACAACTTGCCCGTGTACTCTTCCACCATATTCAGCGATGGCGGCGCAGGCCTGGGCTTCAGAGTGATTTCAGATTGCCACGCTTCATCCAATTCGGTATCGGGCGGTGCTGCCAACCGGTCGGACAAGGGGGTAATCGACTGTGGCCTATCCAGCCTCAATCCATCCGCAAGGCCTGTGTGGTGCCCCGCAATGGCGTAGGCCAGTAATACGCCCAAATCCTTGTATCGTTCGCAGGCAACCTTTGCCCCCCAGATCGCGTGGTCAACCCGCCGCTTGCTGCCACGCAGACGCTGCTGGAACTCGGGGCAATATTTACCCAGATCGTGCAACAGCCCTTCAACTTCAGCCCATTCCTCGGCACCAAAATACGCCGCTTTTGAAGCAGCTATACTCCCCACAGCTTTCAAATGATCTTCCAAAAGCTGCCATTCGGTTTCGGGGAGGTCACATGAATGTGCATAATATTTTTTCGCTGTCATCCCGAAAGTCCCTATCCAGTAACTCAGTGAACCGTCAGTCTTCGGTTGAACTCCTTAAAACTATCCCTGCTCATACAGCTTATTCAATGCTTTACACTCACATTGCAGCCAATACTCACCCCCACGTTTACGTACACGTGTTTTGCTGCTGTTGCATTCAGGACAGGCGGTTTTCATAGAGGTATTGGTACCGCATTGGCCGCATTTAACGTAGTAGCCATACTGACCATACATGGCGGTCAAATTCTGCTCACTGCCGCATTTTTTGCAGGCGAGGCCAATCATATCGATCGGTGCCTCTGTACTGTAGGCAACAGGGACTTCCTTTACTTCTGCAACGGACAACGCTGGTTCATGCGAAGCGGATAATTGGGCCGAGGCAGACACCTCATCCTGTACTGGGGCAGGTTCCTTTATCGTTTTCTCATTTGAAGATTTGGCTTCTGTCCTGGGCTGGTAGTGCTGCAACAGAAACTCCCCAATGCGGTTCAGCTCTTCCAGAGAAAAGTAAGCCTTCCCCTTTAATAGACCGAAAGGAGAGTAACCACCTAGTTTCTGTATTTCGTCGGCAATAAACTCACTTTTCACCACTTGTTTACTCAGTGCACCTGGCATCCCCTTGCGGTGCAATATACAACTGCTGGACACAGTACAGAGTACAGCCCATTCCCGGTGGCGGACCTGGGCCTGCAAACCAAACAACTTGCCAAGGAAGGCTTCAACGTTATCACTCAAAAAATCGCGCAGCAGCTCCATCTGCAACTCTGCTTGCCGGATGGGCGACGGCATGCCACTCCACTGTCCTTTGTAACTGCGTGACCACTCACCTTGGGCGTTGACTTTGACTTCACCGTAAATACTCTTGGACTCAATTACGATCAAACCTGCACGGTGAACAATAAGGTGATCAATCTGGGCAGCTTCGCCGTTGTGGGTAAAGCGGTAATCGTTGAGTACCAGAATATTGGGGTCATCCTTGAATGCCCTACGCAGGTAAAACGCCACGTCTTTTTCCTGCCGGTCACCTGCTGCTTGGCGAACAGTTGTACTTTCCAAAAAGTCCTTTGTTTTCAAGATGGTCATATCTTCTCCGTGACTCCTTGATCATCAATCATTTCATACTAGCCACTTTAACGGTCAGGCTACAGTCTCTTAGCCTCAAGATCCCCCCACCCCGGCCGATACCCGTCTATTATTTGATCAGAATACCAAGCCCTCGAGGTTGTTATGAAAATCCAGTCTCCACCTACTCAGATCTACTCCTCTCGTCCACAGTCGGTCCCGGTTGCCGAGCGAGGCAACGGCAAATCGCAGGATGCGACGCAGGTGTTGCTTGGAAAACTGGCCGAAAAGATTCCCGGCATGACGACCAAGAAGCTGTCCGGGCTGGATGCCCAGAACTTCACGTCTGACAAAGTGGCGGGACGCATCAGCGATTTCGTGGCGGCCGGTCTTGCGGCGGCCAAAAACAGAGGCGCCTCGGACGAGCGGCTGCAGCAGATGTATGACGCGGCTTTGAAAGGTGTGGAGACCGGCTTCAAGGAAGCACGTGAAATTCTGGACAATCTCAATGTGCTGCAGGGTGATATCAAGACTCAGGTGGATGAAACCGAGCAGAAAACCTTTGATGCCCTGGCAGAGATAGCACCGGGAAGTCGGGATGCCGTAGCACAGGCAGTACTGGGTGCAGCCGAGCGGTATCGCAACGCCGAGGACATGTCACTGACCGTGAAGACGCAGGACGGGGACGAGGTAACCATCAACTTCAGCCGCAACCAAAGTTACGACGCCACCTATGGTGCCGGGGCCGACAGCCAGGGCAACTCGGTTGCGTGGATGGATGTGAGCCGCAGTGAAAGTACTCAGTACCAGTTTAGCGTTAAGGGCGAACTGGATGAGGATGAAATCGAAGCACTGCAGCAGATGGTGCGTGATATTTCAGGCGTGGCCGATGAGTTTTTCAATGGCGATGTGCAGAAGGCGTTCGAGCAGAGCACCGGTATCCGCTTTGATGCATCCGAGTTGAGTTCAATGGACCTCAGCATGAGCTACAGCCGCTCACTTTCGCAGGCCGCCAGTTATGAACAGGTTGGCAGCCTGGAGCAACCCGCAGACAAGCCGGGATTGCGTTTGGGTCAGTTGATGAAGGATCTGGCCGAGTCCGTGGGTGTGCCCTCACTCGGATTCCTGCAATCGCCGTCTCAGGCCGGACGCGACCTGATGACCGGGCTGGTCGAGCAGGACGGCCGTTTCTCGGATGCCATCAAGGAGCTGCAGGACAGCTATCGCAATAATCTGAAGCAGTTGCTGGATACGGTATTGCCGCTGAAGGCGGAGCCCGCCGCTGAGCCCGCTGCCGAAAACGGGTCAACCGACAAGGCTTGATCCCCTCGGGCACACCTTGGCGGTGTGCCCCTGATCAACTTGCGTACAGCCGATCCAGCGCCTGTCGAATCCGTTTGACCGCCTGCACCGATTCGGCGTTGTCGCCGTGTACACAAAGCGTGTTCGCCACCAGCCGAACCTCGGTCCCGTCCAGTGTTGTGACTATCCCCTCCTGAGCCAATCGCACTGATTGTTCCACGATGCGGTCCACATCGTGGTAGACCGATCCCTCCACCGAGCGCGGCACCAGATAGCCACGGGTATCGTAGGCACGGTCTGCAAAGGCTTCAAACAGCAGCGGCACGCCAAACTCGGCCGCAATCGTCTTAGCCGGACCATTGTCCGCCGTGGCCATCAGCATCAGTGGCAGGCTAGCGTCATAGCAAGCAACACCTTCCAGTACAGCGCGCAGAATGTCGTGATCACGCATCATGTCGTTGTACAGCGCCCCGTGGGGCTTGACGTGGTTCAGCGTCAGCCCGTGCGCACGGGCAATACCGGCCAGTGCGCCGACCTGGTACTGGATCAGCGCAACGATTTCCTGCGGATGGCACTGCATACTACGCCGACCAAAGCCGACCAGATCGGGGTAGCTGGGGTGGGCACCGATGGCGGTACCGGCATGTCGTGCCAGCATCACGGTGCGCGTCATGGTGACCGGGTCAGACGCATGGAAACCGCAGGCCACGTTGGCCAGCTCCACCAGCGGCATTACCTGATCATCCAGCCCCATGTGCCAAGGGCCGAAGCTTTCGCCCATATCGCAGTTGAGCAGCAGGCGTTTGGTATCAGTCATTCAGTTGCCTAACCAGATCAAGCAGTTCAGTCATGCTGTGGATATCGTTGCGTTGCAGGATCAGCTCACGCCCCAGCTGCAATGCCATCGCTTCACATTGGGCGCGCCGCGCCGCGTCTTCAATGGTTTCCAGGTCGGCCACATGGGCCAGGCCGATGGTGCGGCGGACCAGTTCGGTACCGGCAAAGCCCAGAGTGTCGGACCAGATCTGCAACATGCGACGTGCCTGCCAGCGCGGATTTTGCAGGCTTTCATCGATTGTCTGCTCCGCCATCAGGTGGCTGAACTCACGGCTGAATTCATGCCAAAGCTTGTCGATCTGAACCAGCAGCCAGTCACGCCAGTCCTGGCGCTCCTGTGCATCACCGGCCTGTTCATGCTGACCGCACCAATTCAGCAACAGATTGCCGATCACGCTACCAACATCAAAGCCGATGGGGCCGAAATAAGCAAACTCCGGGTCGATCACCTTGGTGCTCTGCTCGGTCACGAAGATGGAACCGGAGTGCAGATCAGCATGCAGCAGGGCTTCGGCCCGGTTGAGGAACGCATACTTGAGGTCGGCCACCTCGACCTTCAACCGATCATCCTGCCACAGGGCCTCGGCTGCCTTGCGCAGCGGCGGGTTGATGGCGTTGCGCTCGTGATCGCAGTAGGGATCGAGGAAGAACAGGTCTTCCGTGATCTTGCACAGGTCCGGGTTGATGAAGCGCTTCACCAGCGCCTTTTTCTGATGGGCATCCAGGTGCATGTCACTGGTGTGGAACAGCGTGCGTGCCATGAACAGGCCCAGGTGCTGTGCCAGCAACAGCAGTTTGCGCCGCTCATTCAGTGCATGCCGCAGGTTCTGATGCTCGCCCAGATCCTGCATGATAATGGCCGCCAGATCATGTTCGTAATGGTACACCTCAGGCACCCACTCACCGGCGTGTTCGGCTTCCAGCACCAGCGATTCCGCCTCGATCCGAATCCGATCCAGCGACAATGGCCAGCCTTCACCAATGATGCGCACGTAAGGCAGCGCCTGTTTGACGATAACGCTGGCCCCTCCGGGCTCGGCCACGCGATAGACAAAGTTGATGTTGCCATCGCCGATTTCGGTCACGACCAGGTTGGCATCATCATTGAAAAGACGTGTGTGACGGCGAACAAAAGCGATAACGGCCGCATCATCCGAGAACTTGTGCTTCGTCATTGGGATTTCCGTAGCTGAAGTTTAATGACCCAATTCTGACAAAAAACAGCGGGGCTGTAAGCGCCTGGGCAAGACTCTTTTCTCTGCGGGTTATAACGCTTAAGCTCTTCGCCTCTATTCACCAGCCGGATCTCATGATGAAAGACCTGATCTCCACCGCCCTGCGCTACCGCAACCACCGCCTTGAACTGCTGGACCAGCACCAGCTGCCTGACCGCGAGCTCTGGCTGCACTGCGATTCGGTAGAGGCGATGGTGGCGATGATCCGCAAGCTGCAGATTCGCGGCGCACCGTTGATTGGCATCGGCGCAGCACTGCTGCTGGCGCACCTGGCGGAACAGGGTTTAAGTGAGGATCAGCTGCGCCAAGCGGCCGCCACGCTGCGTGAAGCCCGACCGACCGCCGTCAACCTGATGAACTGCCTGGATCGCATGCTGGCGGTGATGGATCAGGGGGCCGAAGCACTGGTCGCCTGTGCCGAAAATCTGTTTGAGGAAGATGTGGCCCTGTGTCAGCGCATGGCAGAGCATGGCGCTGCCCTGCTGCCGGAAGGCGCTCAGGTGTTGACCCACTGCAACACCGGCAGCCTTGCCACCGCCGGTGCCGGCACCGCCATCGGGGTGATTGCCGAAGCCTTTCGCCGTGGCCGGTTGAGTCATGTCTGGGTGGATGAAACCCGCCCGCTATTGCAGGGTGGCCGTCTGACCGCCTGGGAGATGTGCCGGCTCGGCATTCCGCACCAGATTCAGTGCGACAGCATGGCCGCGATCCTGATGCGCGATGGCCAGGTGGATGCGGTGCTGGTGGGCTCGGATCGCATCGCCGCCAATGGCGATTTTGCCAACAAGGTGGGCACCTACAATCTGGCGGTCAACGCGCACTACCACAAGATTCCGTTCTATGTGGTGGCGCCTTGGACCACCGTTGACCCGCACTGCCCCAACGGCGATGCGATCCC
This DNA window, taken from Marinobacterium iners, encodes the following:
- a CDS encoding CRISPR-associated endonuclease Cas3''; the protein is MEDHLKAVGSIAASKAAYFGAEEWAEVEGLLHDLGKYCPEFQQRLRGSKRRVDHAIWGAKVACERYKDLGVLLAYAIAGHHTGLADGLRLDRPQSITPLSDRLAAPPDTELDEAWQSEITLKPRPAPPSLNMVEEYTGKLFQMSVLGRMLYSCLVDADFLDTEAFYNSIENKPLRDSSFPTMTELKQQLDLYMSQLRFNATNGINGIRQRILSHVRRQAELEPGLFSLNVPTGGGKTLASLAFALDHAVRHGKRRVILVIPFTSIVEQNAKVWREALGPLGAVALIEHHSAFDQEKQSFRDPGSKDKLRQAAENWEAPIIVTTAVQFFESLYANRSSRCRKLHNVANSVVILDEAQTLPVKLLQPCVAMVAELARNYRTSLVLCTATQPALRKEDDFSNGLENVRELAPDPQRLHAELERVSVAHVGALTDEELLDALLAQEQVLCIVNNRRHARSLFESLRQQGEAAFHLTTLMCARHRSAMLEHIRERLLEGLPVRLVSTSLIEAGVDVSFPAVYRADAGLDSIAQAAGRCNREGRLDKLDSRVNVFTVADDWTMPAELEQYAQAFHRVYRQYADNLLSLDAIRAYFSEVYWVKEQQMDAPGILGSVRQLEGIPYEQMAHGFRMIESNMLPVIVPYDYEARSQLNSLAFADRVGGIARKLQPYLVQVPEQGLKALMSAGAVQPVAEEKYGYQFLELVNENLYDAECGLSWDEPGFVCAEKLVL
- the cas8c gene encoding type I-C CRISPR-associated protein Cas8c/Csd1, producing the protein MILTALNNYYGRLVEQGNPDVPPYGYSPENISYSLVIDREGALIDVVSLLDTTGKKPRPSVCLVPQPPKKSSNIAPNFLWDKSSYVLGLTSSEKDKDIHRARQTHEKFKEYHRQWLEGEDDVGLQALLAFMDRWDPEDEACVSLIPVEALDTNLVFRLDEELGFLHQRDGAKAIRDRQLASPDQQTQTCLVTGESATVAALHPTIKGVNGAQSSGASLVSFNLSAFESHGKKQGMNAPVSERAAFGYGTALNYLLRRDPKNRQRLQIGDSTVVFWAEAESPQEAEASEDFLGGLLSPPTNSEDLDNPEVERLHATLNKVAAGEPLQNLNLQLNPDTRIYILGLAPNAARLSVRFWEVDTLERFTQRIGEHYRDLLLQPAPWKKPPSIWRLLLETVPYRNGKSKSDDVAPHLAGELARAILTGRRYPRHLLTHMIMRMRADGYMSSLRVALCKAVLVRDQRLGSIKDKEIPVSLDIDNRDPGYVLGRLFATLESVQRAALGGKVNATIRDRYYGAASATPASVFPVLLRNAQSHFSKVRKEKPGLAVNLEKQTGAIMELLPAEFPKTLGLEEQGRFAIGYYHQRNEIFNKHAPDIQEGDTE
- the cas5c gene encoding type I-C CRISPR-associated protein Cas5c, translated to MAYGIRLKVWGERACFTRPEMKVERVSYDVITPSAARGIIEAIHWKPAIRWHIDKIHVLNPIAFESIRRNEVGSKVSAANIKKAVKAGNTAGLVNYVDQDRQQRAATILRNVAYVIEAHFDLTSRADASDSEGKHLDIFNRRARKGQFFHAPCLGVREFPANFELIEEEEQLPTTAGELTGVRDLGWMLHDFDFSRESTPHYFRALMNDGVIEVPPFRSEEVKA
- a CDS encoding nuclease-related domain-containing protein; this translates as MTILKTKDFLESTTVRQAAGDRQEKDVAFYLRRAFKDDPNILVLNDYRFTHNGEAAQIDHLIVHRAGLIVIESKSIYGEVKVNAQGEWSRSYKGQWSGMPSPIRQAELQMELLRDFLSDNVEAFLGKLFGLQAQVRHREWAVLCTVSSSCILHRKGMPGALSKQVVKSEFIADEIQKLGGYSPFGLLKGKAYFSLEELNRIGEFLLQHYQPRTEAKSSNEKTIKEPAPVQDEVSASAQLSASHEPALSVAEVKEVPVAYSTEAPIDMIGLACKKCGSEQNLTAMYGQYGYYVKCGQCGTNTSMKTACPECNSSKTRVRKRGGEYWLQCECKALNKLYEQG
- the mtnK gene encoding S-methyl-5-thioribose kinase codes for the protein MTKHKFSDDAAVIAFVRRHTRLFNDDANLVVTEIGDGNINFVYRVAEPGGASVIVKQALPYVRIIGEGWPLSLDRIRIEAESLVLEAEHAGEWVPEVYHYEHDLAAIIMQDLGEHQNLRHALNERRKLLLLAQHLGLFMARTLFHTSDMHLDAHQKKALVKRFINPDLCKITEDLFFLDPYCDHERNAINPPLRKAAEALWQDDRLKVEVADLKYAFLNRAEALLHADLHSGSIFVTEQSTKVIDPEFAYFGPIGFDVGSVIGNLLLNWCGQHEQAGDAQERQDWRDWLLVQIDKLWHEFSREFSHLMAEQTIDESLQNPRWQARRMLQIWSDTLGFAGTELVRRTIGLAHVADLETIEDAARRAQCEAMALQLGRELILQRNDIHSMTELLDLVRQLND
- the mtnA gene encoding S-methyl-5-thioribose-1-phosphate isomerase; translation: MMKDLISTALRYRNHRLELLDQHQLPDRELWLHCDSVEAMVAMIRKLQIRGAPLIGIGAALLLAHLAEQGLSEDQLRQAAATLREARPTAVNLMNCLDRMLAVMDQGAEALVACAENLFEEDVALCQRMAEHGAALLPEGAQVLTHCNTGSLATAGAGTAIGVIAEAFRRGRLSHVWVDETRPLLQGGRLTAWEMCRLGIPHQIQCDSMAAILMRDGQVDAVLVGSDRIAANGDFANKVGTYNLAVNAHYHKIPFYVVAPWTTVDPHCPNGDAIPIEQRSAEEVRGVSGSFGDVRWSPLESQVFNPAFDVTPADLVTGWVLDTGVYDRDGIVAAIAANNQREFATA
- a CDS encoding 5-oxoprolinase subunit PxpA gives rise to the protein MTDTKRLLLNCDMGESFGPWHMGLDDQVMPLVELANVACGFHASDPVTMTRTVMLARHAGTAIGAHPSYPDLVGFGRRSMQCHPQEIVALIQYQVGALAGIARAHGLTLNHVKPHGALYNDMMRDHDILRAVLEGVACYDASLPLMLMATADNGPAKTIAAEFGVPLLFEAFADRAYDTRGYLVPRSVEGSVYHDVDRIVEQSVRLAQEGIVTTLDGTEVRLVANTLCVHGDNAESVQAVKRIRQALDRLYAS
- a CDS encoding DUF5610 domain-containing protein; amino-acid sequence: MKIQSPPTQIYSSRPQSVPVAERGNGKSQDATQVLLGKLAEKIPGMTTKKLSGLDAQNFTSDKVAGRISDFVAAGLAAAKNRGASDERLQQMYDAALKGVETGFKEAREILDNLNVLQGDIKTQVDETEQKTFDALAEIAPGSRDAVAQAVLGAAERYRNAEDMSLTVKTQDGDEVTINFSRNQSYDATYGAGADSQGNSVAWMDVSRSESTQYQFSVKGELDEDEIEALQQMVRDISGVADEFFNGDVQKAFEQSTGIRFDASELSSMDLSMSYSRSLSQAASYEQVGSLEQPADKPGLRLGQLMKDLAESVGVPSLGFLQSPSQAGRDLMTGLVEQDGRFSDAIKELQDSYRNNLKQLLDTVLPLKAEPAAEPAAENGSTDKA